Genomic DNA from Jonesia denitrificans DSM 20603:
GAGGTCGTCTGGGTATGAAGTCTCATGTGCCACGTAACAACAGCAGATAGTCTCAACGTAGTGGACGGTGCAGTCATCAGACGCGGAAGACAACACCAGTCCTCCTCACTTGCCATACCGTTGGTGTGGTGTGCAGCCACCACGGTCTCCATGGGCCGCGGTGTCTAAGAAACTGCGCGGAGGTGCTTGCACCTCCGCGCATTCTTTTGTCAAAACACCCACCACGGGACTGTTGTCCCGACAATTTGTCACGTCACCGGGCATGATGGTGTACGTGGATGGGGTATTTACAGACGAAGCCAAGTACGAACCCGTTGAACTGATCCGTGCATCGCGCACAGTCGTTCGTGTGGGTCTCATGCTCCTTACGGCCGGGAGCGGCAGCTACCGAGTAAAAAGCGCAATGGCCCAAGTGGGGGCCGCACTGGGGATGACCTCCGTGCAAGCACAAGTCACCGTCAACGAAGTGACGGTCACCTGCCACCGCGGGCCAATCTACCGCACCGAAATCGCGCAAACCCGAACCATCGGGGTGAACTCGCAACGCATCAAACACTTACAAAACTACTGCGAATTGCTGACCCCGCTCGGTGAGCACGCCGAACAACCTGTCGTTGACCAGCGGCTCGCTGACATCGAAAAGGAACTCGACCGCATCGAAAGTCGAGGCCTGCTGTACTCAGCATGGCCCAACGCGTTCTTCGCCGCGGTCGCCTGTGCAGCATTCGCGTTTCTCAACAACGGCGGCCCCGTCGTAATCAGCGCAGTGTTCCTCGCCGCTGGCCTCGGGCAACTCACCCGGCGCGCCTTCCTGCACAAAGGGTTCAACCAACTCGCAGTCACCATGATGTCCGCAGCTGTCGCATCCGGGGTGTACCTTGCCCTATCCAACCTGCTGTTTTCACTCGGTGTCGTCGAAACGCTCCACGACTCTGGGTACGTCTCAGCCGTGTTGTTCCTTGTGCCTGGATTCCCGCTCATGTCCGCGTCCCTGGACCTGTCCCGCCTCGACTTCTCCGCAGGACTTTCCCGGCTCGCCTACGCACTCCTCATCATGATCTCCGCAGCCCTGTCCGTGTGGGCTGTGTCCGCAACCTTCGGGCTTGAACCTACCCCCACTGAACCCATCACCCTGTCTGTCTTCGCGCTGTTCGCGTTCCGGTGCCTCGCATCAGCTGCCGGTGTGTGGGGGTTCGCCATGATCTTCAACTCACCATGGAAAATCGCACTGTGGGCGGCGTTCATTGGGATGGTTGCCAACGTTGTGCGACTCCTCCTTGTTGACAACGGTTTTGTGGTCCAAGGAGCCGCATTTTTCGCCGGACTGATCGTGGGGGTGCTCGCAAACATCATTGCCCCCCGCATCCGCGTACCGCGACTCACCCTGTCCGTCCCCGCCGTGGTCATCATGGTTCCAGGAGCCGCAGGGTACCGCGCTATTCACTACCTCAACTCAGGCGACACGCTCCAAGCGCTCGCCTATGGTGTGGAGGCCGTGTTCATCGTCATTGCCATCGCCATTGGTCTCACCCTCGCCCGGTCAGTCACTGACATCAACTGGTTGAGGCTCGGCCGCGAAACACAATAACCACGACTGCCGGTGGCCATTTTGCAAAAAGCGCCACCAAGCCGGTAGTCTTGACACGCCTGCTACAGCAGGTGAGGAGACGTGCGAGAGTGGCCGATTCGGGCACCCTGCTAAGGTGTTAGGGGGGCAACCCCCTCGAGGGTTCGAATCCCTCCGTCTCCGCCACCAAGGAACACTCAAGCCCTGATCAGCAAAATTATTCTTGCTGGCAGGGCTTTCCTTTTTGTTGATCCCTTTCGCGGATGCCGCCCCGCATGATGTGTCCAGTGAACCTGCGAACAGATCTTCTGCGCCATACGGTAGTAAGACGCCCACGTTCTCCGTGCTGCTTGGGCTGATCCGGCAGTACCACTGAGAAGGAGAAACCCTATGGCTGAGATGGAACACGACAAGTCCAAGAATGACACCAGCAAGGACATGCAAGTCCAACACACGTGGGCCATGTATGTGCGTTTCGGGGCGATGATCGTCACTGGAATGGTTGTCATGTACTTCGTCATGTTTGTTGGCTCCTGGGAATGGGACCATGTGCGATTCAGCGAAAGCCGGTTGTTCATGGCGTTGACCATGGGAGGGACCATGGGGCTCATCATGCTCGCCTGGATGCTCAACATGTACCGGAACACGAAAGCAAATGTGATGATTGTTGCGGCAAGTCTTGTCCTGCTTGGTGGGGGCGCGTACTTAGATCGAAGTCAAACCACAGTTCAGGATGAGGCCTTCATGAACGGGATGATCCCTCACCATTCCTTAGCGATCACCCGTTCTGAACGCGCAGAACTCACCGATGTGCGTGTGTGTGATCTGGCCGTGGAGATCAGCGAAGCTCAACGCCGCGAAATCTTCGAAATGGAATGGCTGATCGAGGACATCGCTCACAACGGGGCGGCTGCCACTCGTCAAGAGGCCGACGCCCGACCAGTACCCTCTTATGACGAGCCGGCAGAACGCCACTGCCCTGAAGCCACAAAATAATACGGCCGCAGGTGTCTCCTGCCTGACCGGGGAATAGCGCGGGGGTAGATGCGGTTGGGGGTGGGTATGAAAACATGGACTTATTCCGCTTTTGGTGGACCTGACAACCTTGAACTCACTCACCAAGACCTTCCTGAACCAGGGCCGGGGACGGTCCGTATCAAAGTGCGTGCGGCTGCCGTGAACCCGGTGGACTGGAAAATCATGGCCGGAGGGCTTTCCGACGTTCTCCCAGTACTGTTCCCCGCCACGATCGGGTGGGACGTAGCCGGTGTGGTGGACGCTGTGGGGTATGGCGTCCAGGAGTTCGCGGTGGGTGATGAAATCCTCGCTGACAACATGCAAGACTTTGTGTCCCGTGGCTCCATGGCCGAATACACGATCGTGCCGGTTCGGGTAGCAGCGAAAAAACCGCAGGCGTTGAGTTTTGTTGAGGCTGCGTCATTGCCGCTGGCAGGGCAAACCGCCCTTCAAGGTGTTGACCACCTTGGGTTGTCTAAGGGGGACACCCTCCTCATCCACAACGCGTCAGGTGGGGTAGGTCGTGTTGCGGTTCAATACGCCGTCCACCAGGGTATTCGTGTCATTGGTTCAGCCTCTGAGTCGAACCATGACGCGTTGCGCGCCATGGGCGCTGAGCCTGTGTCCTACGGTGACGGGCTTGCTGATGCGGTCCGCGCGTTGGCGCCGGACGGCGTCGATGGGGTGTATGACGCAGTAGGAGGGGTCACCGACGTGTCAGCTGCCCTCATGGCAACAGGCGCATCAATCATCTCGATCGCAGACCCCAGCGTCATCGCGCTGGGCGGAACCTGGCTGTGGGTCAACCCGAACTCCGCTGACACGGCACGACTGGCGGACCTGGCAGCACAAGGCATCATCACCCCGCACATCGACAAGATCTTTTCCTTTGACCAAGTGCCAGCCGCCTACCAACACAACATGGACGGGCACACGCGCGGGAAAGTCGTAGTCGACGTCACAGCATAGTCCCAGAAAAGACCGGCGCGCTCTGTAGGATCATACGTATGAGTAACACTGCCCCCACCGGGTTATCACGTGAGGTCCGCAGGGCGCGCCTCGCGGTCAGCGCCTTCTTCTTCACCAACGGGCTCATGATCGCCACCCTTGTCCCGCACTTCCCCGGCATCAAAGCCGAACTCGGACTGTCTAACACCCTCTACGGTGTGGCTATCGCCGCGATCCCCACCGGAGCGATCATCGCTGGCCCCTTCGCTGGGGCGGTCATCCGAAAACTCGGATCCGCAGGCACCGGACTACTCTTCACCATCATCGCCGCCTGCGCTCTCGTCACCGTCCCACTCGCCAACCACGTCGGGGCACTCATGGGTATCTTCCTCATCCTCGGTGCCAGCGACGCCATCACCGACGTCGGCCAAAACGCACACGGGTTACGCGTCCAACGCGCCTACGGCAGATCTATCATCAACACCTTCCACGCCATCTGGTCCATTGGCGCAGTCACCGGAGGCGCACTCGCCGGAGCGTCCATCGCCCTCAACATCCCACGCACCACCCACATCGCCGTCGCCGCAACCCTTGTTGTGATCACCTTCCTGTGGGCCTACACCAACAGGCTCCCAGGAAATGACACCACCGCCACCACCACAAACCACACCCCTACCGAACCACAACCCGCCACCCAACAACTCACCACCCACACCGCCCTCATCCTCCTCGCCCTCGTCGCGATTGGTATTACCGGCGCCCTCGTCGAAGACACCGGAAGCACCTGGACCGCCCTCTACCTCCGTGAATCCCTTGGCACCACAGCAGCGACCGCCTCACTCGGGTACATCGCACTCATCGGCGCACAATTCATCGGCCGCATCCTGGGAGACCGAGCAGTCGACGCATGGGGTTTGCGCACAGTCAACCGGACCGGAGCGCTCCTCATCGTCACCGGCATGACCCTCGCACTCGCTATCCCCAGCCTCACCACAGCCATCATCGGGTTCGCACTCGCAGGCTACGGGTCAGCAACACTTGTACCAGCCGCGATGCAAGCCGCCGACGAACTTCCCGGTCTCAAACCAGGAACAGGCCTCACCATCGTGTCGTGGCTGATGCGCCTCGGGTTCCTCGCGTCCCCACCTATCGTGGGAGCGCTCGCGGACGGCTTCAGTTTGCGTGTGGGGTTGCTGGTGTTGCCCATTGCGGGTGCTGCGGCGGTTGTCCTTGCCCACGTGTTCCCTGGAAAGCAACCGCGCACAGTGACTGAGGTGTCACCCTGAGGTCACAGGTGTGCTGTCAATGAGGGTGAGGTGTGAGCCGTTGTGGTCGGCTTTTTCCAGGTCGAGCAGCGTGATTTTATAGCTGAGGTTCGCGGTTCCTTGCCCACCCAGGTAGCCGCCTAAGCTTCGGTCGGCGCGCACGACTCGGTGGCAGGGAACGATGATGGGGATCGGGTTGGTTGCGCATGCGCCGCCCACTGCGCGCACCGCGTTGGGGTTGTTGATCGCTGATGCGACCTCACCGTAAGACTGTGTGGTGCCGTAGGGGATGGTGGAGATTGAGGTGAGTGCAGCGAGGCGGAAACCGCGGGATAGGCGGCGGTCGAGGGGCACATCGAACGTGTGCCGCTTCCCGGTGAAGTACTCGCTGAGTTCAGTGGCAGCTTGGTGGGCGTAACCGGCTCCTTGCCGCCACGTGTCAGTGTCAGGGACGGTGTAGTCACTGAGGGTGAGCATTCCTGCGGTGCGGTGCAGTTCTCGGGTGGCGTCGTCGTTGGTGATGAATGCGATGCGCGCCACGCCGTGGTGTGTCGCTACGATGAGGAGTGGTCCTACTGGTGTGTCGCATGTTGTCCAGTCCATCACTGTGCCCTTCATCTGTTGTGTGTACTGCCACTGTACGTGCGGGTTCTGACATGTTGCTGAGAGTTGTGTGAACAGGCGTGTGAGTTGGGTGCCGCACAACCATCGCGCCCTGTGGACAACGCTCACCAGCATATTTACGGCAGTGGTGCGCATCACCTCGAATGAGTTTGGCGTTCGCCGTCGAACACGGTAGTGTTTTCTCTGGTCACACGACCACGCGTTCGTAGCTCAACGGATAGAGCATCTGACTACGGATCAGAAGGTTGGGGGTTCGAATCCCTCCGAGCGCACCACGACGTCGGTCATTATCCCTCAGCATCCTGCTGAGGGATTTTTTGTTCCCGCGTCCTTTCGTGGAATCAAGTACCGTGTGCCCATGAGCGTCCTTGCTGTTGTCCCCTCGCCCGCTACGTTCCCCGCACCTATTCGGGCCATTGTCGCCACGGTTGACGCCTCGGTCCCCGAGTATGACGGTTTCATCGGGTGGGTTCTTGGCCTCATGGATTCACTTGGTGAAGTTGGGGTGGGCTTGGCTGTGTTGATGGAGACATTCGTGCCTCCAATCCCGTCAGAGGCCGTTCTTCCTGGGGCTGGGTTTCTCGCCTACGACGGCAGAATGAACGCGTGGTTGGCTTGGCTTGCGGCGACGCTGGGCGCACTTGTTGGAGCATGGATGTGGTACGGAATCGGCGCGGCGTTGGGTCGGGCACGCACCCGCCGCTTTGTGGACCGTATTCCCTTAATGGACGGTGAGGACTTCGACAAAGCGGAGGCGTTTTTTGCCAAGTGGGGCGGGGTCGCGGTGTTCGTTGGCCGATGCGTGCCCTTGGTGCGTTCCTTTGTGTCCATCCCTGCGGGTATTGAACGGATGAACTTTGGGCTTTTCACGCTCTACACTGTGGCCGGTTCGGCCCTGTGGAACGGGATCTGGCTTGGGCTTGGGTTCGCGTTTGGACCGGCCATCCGCCCAGTCTTGGAACGGTGGAGTGGAGTGTTGTCCACTGCGGTCGTGGTCATCATGGTGGGTGTGGTGGTGTGGTTCCTTGCGGGACGCCTGCTGCGCGCCCGCAAGGAACCTCCCTCACTGTGACTCAGCGTCAGCGTGGTGCCCGCCTAGCTGGGCTGGACGCATCGGCAGTAGCAGCACTGGGGGCAGTGTTCCCCGGTGCGGTACTGGGGGACACCGGCACATGAGGCCCTGACTCGGTGAGAACGGAGGAGTCGGGGTCTGCGTCCGCGGTTGCTTCCACGTACCACTCGGTGAGGGCCGGGTCATCTGAGGGGAAGTTCGCTCCGGCCCCTTCGGCCTCAGGAACCTCGTTGACGGAGAACACGAACGCGTCACCATGCTCGTCGATCCCACGCCGCACACCTTGTGCGATGGCTTCTTGGGCGTAGGTGCGTCGAATA
This window encodes:
- a CDS encoding threonine/serine exporter ThrE family protein, whose product is MVYVDGVFTDEAKYEPVELIRASRTVVRVGLMLLTAGSGSYRVKSAMAQVGAALGMTSVQAQVTVNEVTVTCHRGPIYRTEIAQTRTIGVNSQRIKHLQNYCELLTPLGEHAEQPVVDQRLADIEKELDRIESRGLLYSAWPNAFFAAVACAAFAFLNNGGPVVISAVFLAAGLGQLTRRAFLHKGFNQLAVTMMSAAVASGVYLALSNLLFSLGVVETLHDSGYVSAVLFLVPGFPLMSASLDLSRLDFSAGLSRLAYALLIMISAALSVWAVSATFGLEPTPTEPITLSVFALFAFRCLASAAGVWGFAMIFNSPWKIALWAAFIGMVANVVRLLLVDNGFVVQGAAFFAGLIVGVLANIIAPRIRVPRLTLSVPAVVIMVPGAAGYRAIHYLNSGDTLQALAYGVEAVFIVIAIAIGLTLARSVTDINWLRLGRETQ
- a CDS encoding DUF305 domain-containing protein; this translates as MAEMEHDKSKNDTSKDMQVQHTWAMYVRFGAMIVTGMVVMYFVMFVGSWEWDHVRFSESRLFMALTMGGTMGLIMLAWMLNMYRNTKANVMIVAASLVLLGGGAYLDRSQTTVQDEAFMNGMIPHHSLAITRSERAELTDVRVCDLAVEISEAQRREIFEMEWLIEDIAHNGAAATRQEADARPVPSYDEPAERHCPEATK
- a CDS encoding NADP-dependent oxidoreductase; translated protein: MKTWTYSAFGGPDNLELTHQDLPEPGPGTVRIKVRAAAVNPVDWKIMAGGLSDVLPVLFPATIGWDVAGVVDAVGYGVQEFAVGDEILADNMQDFVSRGSMAEYTIVPVRVAAKKPQALSFVEAASLPLAGQTALQGVDHLGLSKGDTLLIHNASGGVGRVAVQYAVHQGIRVIGSASESNHDALRAMGAEPVSYGDGLADAVRALAPDGVDGVYDAVGGVTDVSAALMATGASIISIADPSVIALGGTWLWVNPNSADTARLADLAAQGIITPHIDKIFSFDQVPAAYQHNMDGHTRGKVVVDVTA
- a CDS encoding MFS transporter — translated: MSNTAPTGLSREVRRARLAVSAFFFTNGLMIATLVPHFPGIKAELGLSNTLYGVAIAAIPTGAIIAGPFAGAVIRKLGSAGTGLLFTIIAACALVTVPLANHVGALMGIFLILGASDAITDVGQNAHGLRVQRAYGRSIINTFHAIWSIGAVTGGALAGASIALNIPRTTHIAVAATLVVITFLWAYTNRLPGNDTTATTTNHTPTEPQPATQQLTTHTALILLALVAIGITGALVEDTGSTWTALYLRESLGTTAATASLGYIALIGAQFIGRILGDRAVDAWGLRTVNRTGALLIVTGMTLALAIPSLTTAIIGFALAGYGSATLVPAAMQAADELPGLKPGTGLTIVSWLMRLGFLASPPIVGALADGFSLRVGLLVLPIAGAAAVVLAHVFPGKQPRTVTEVSP
- a CDS encoding methylated-DNA--[protein]-cysteine S-methyltransferase translates to MKGTVMDWTTCDTPVGPLLIVATHHGVARIAFITNDDATRELHRTAGMLTLSDYTVPDTDTWRQGAGYAHQAATELSEYFTGKRHTFDVPLDRRLSRGFRLAALTSISTIPYGTTQSYGEVASAINNPNAVRAVGGACATNPIPIIVPCHRVVRADRSLGGYLGGQGTANLSYKITLLDLEKADHNGSHLTLIDSTPVTSG
- a CDS encoding DedA family protein: MSVLAVVPSPATFPAPIRAIVATVDASVPEYDGFIGWVLGLMDSLGEVGVGLAVLMETFVPPIPSEAVLPGAGFLAYDGRMNAWLAWLAATLGALVGAWMWYGIGAALGRARTRRFVDRIPLMDGEDFDKAEAFFAKWGGVAVFVGRCVPLVRSFVSIPAGIERMNFGLFTLYTVAGSALWNGIWLGLGFAFGPAIRPVLERWSGVLSTAVVVIMVGVVVWFLAGRLLRARKEPPSL